A window from Catenulispora sp. MAP5-51 encodes these proteins:
- a CDS encoding cytochrome P450, with translation MEPDATATNAAATPDACPMHRLDPLGGSPHAQNARWLAQGPTLRVVMPGDVPGAMVLGHAALKEFLASPDVSKNPANFAEYQQGRVPDGWPLSGFTLPRSMLTSDAAEHRRLRAVIGNTFTRGRIKALRPAVEALVERLLEEMAQAASDSPDGVVDLRSHFAVPLPLEVICELLGIPAAERARLHEIATLMVDTDVEPARVIAASQEMIAILAAIVAERTRQPRQDLLSEMIARTEDPEQLSVEELTATLRSLFIAGHETTMGLVMNAVRALCTHREELEAVRQGKASWPAVIEETLRWDDPVSYFPMRYPMKDMDIAGHCIEAGTAVLAGYSAAGRDPAAYGPDADRFDVRREERVELLAFGYGPHYCPGAPLARMEAEIALARLFERFPELDVAVSEAELEFSHTFVGNVVVALPVRLGADRG, from the coding sequence ATGGAACCGGACGCCACCGCCACGAACGCCGCCGCCACCCCGGACGCCTGCCCCATGCACCGCCTGGACCCGCTGGGCGGCAGCCCGCACGCACAGAACGCGCGCTGGCTGGCCCAGGGCCCGACGCTGCGCGTGGTGATGCCCGGGGACGTCCCCGGCGCGATGGTGCTCGGGCACGCGGCGCTGAAGGAGTTCCTGGCCTCCCCCGACGTCTCGAAGAACCCTGCGAACTTCGCCGAGTACCAGCAGGGCCGGGTCCCCGACGGGTGGCCGCTGTCCGGGTTCACGCTGCCGCGCAGCATGCTGACCTCCGACGCCGCCGAGCACCGGCGGCTGCGGGCGGTCATCGGGAACACGTTCACGCGCGGGCGTATCAAGGCTCTGCGGCCGGCGGTCGAGGCGCTGGTCGAGCGGCTCCTGGAGGAGATGGCGCAGGCCGCTTCCGACTCCCCGGACGGGGTGGTCGACCTGCGCTCGCACTTCGCGGTCCCGCTGCCGCTGGAGGTGATCTGCGAACTGCTGGGCATCCCGGCGGCCGAGCGCGCCCGGCTGCACGAGATCGCGACCCTGATGGTCGACACCGACGTCGAGCCCGCCCGCGTGATCGCCGCGAGCCAGGAGATGATCGCGATCCTCGCCGCCATCGTCGCCGAGCGCACCCGGCAACCGCGGCAGGACCTGCTCAGCGAGATGATCGCCCGCACCGAGGACCCGGAGCAGCTGAGCGTGGAGGAGCTGACCGCGACCCTGCGCAGCCTGTTCATCGCCGGCCACGAGACCACCATGGGACTGGTGATGAACGCGGTGCGGGCACTGTGCACGCACCGGGAGGAACTGGAGGCGGTCCGCCAGGGCAAGGCGAGCTGGCCGGCGGTGATCGAGGAGACCCTGCGCTGGGACGACCCGGTGAGCTACTTCCCGATGCGCTACCCGATGAAGGACATGGACATCGCAGGGCACTGCATCGAGGCGGGCACGGCAGTCCTGGCGGGCTACTCGGCGGCGGGGCGCGACCCGGCGGCGTACGGCCCGGACGCGGACCGCTTCGACGTGCGGCGGGAGGAGCGGGTGGAGCTGCTGGCGTTCGGGTACGGGCCGCACTACTGCCCGGGCGCACCGCTGGCTCGGATGGAGGCGGAGATCGCTTTGGCGCGGTTGTTCGAGCGGTTCCCGGAGCTGGATGTGGCGGTCAGCGAGGCGGAGCTGGAGTTCTCACATACGTTTGTGGGGAACGTCGTGGTCGCACTGCCGGTGCGGCTCGGGGCTGATCGGGGGTAA
- a CDS encoding cell wall-binding repeat-containing protein, with product MSHAAKKRSKILAVGTIPMATAVIAAVGMSSAQAQSNDTTNNGQTDSLGRVAVAGTQPDWATPATEKAAVPATQTISTRVYLAGQNQGELAALAQEVADPNSDQYHKYLSPSQVQSEFGATAAQVKTVTDWAKSAGLTIKNVADSYVDLQGSAEVVQAAFGTTLANYTAPDGQAHYAPATAARVPAAVAHAITGISGLYDAPKINTPGAVQSPAAATHPASTSFDTSWCSTSWGSKSYDGIPAPLCGYDSAQLRGAYGVASSGLTGKGATVAIVDAYASPTMAQDETTYNNQFHQQQFRPGQYREVTDTAAYNNQAACDPSKWSEEESLDVEAVHNMAPDANVVYVGAASCEDNDLMAAYEYVVNTHAADVVSVSIGGLMHTKGWNQDTATTAAFDRIFMKGALEGIGFNFSTGDCGDDNPANATTGFNCSPDSAGKQTEFPASSPWVTAVGGTALKVDANNNYGGEEAWGDYETPAGDPHNLQPGQFTGGGGGGTSTDIPQPFYQRPVVPASLSQTAPNGAHLNTPMRTVPDVAMDADPLTGMALFHTVNGQPDWTPMGGTSLAAPLFAAETALQMQAHGGTAPGFENPTIYANAGKFRDVTANDNMATIIPEGWNGTTLTKAQEEIMGHDTSLRAGAGYDEATGVGSPTLAYLQAGYDANRAGRIAGNDRYETGIKISQQQYPNNGSANAVVLAVGANFPDALSGAPLAKKVGGPLLLTPGNVSDAEVVNEIHRVLKPGGKVYVLGGTGAISQTVVNGLGLPAAQITRIGGVDRYDTSLKIAAAMGNPDHVVLATGVGFADALSAGPLAGNTFADNGAPAAILLTNDKVMNPAVAAYAHHAKAVAAVGGQAVTAAANAHIPNVTGFAGYDRYDTAARVAATFHGEHIAGVATGLSFADALTGAAQLAEADGPLVLTNVTNLPSFSANALHGIGASLGGAGLIEIFGGPVAINQATEYAIAAAAGAIAEG from the coding sequence ATGTCCCACGCCGCAAAGAAGCGCTCGAAGATACTGGCCGTCGGCACCATACCGATGGCCACGGCCGTCATCGCGGCCGTCGGCATGTCGTCCGCGCAGGCCCAGAGCAACGACACGACCAACAACGGCCAGACCGACTCGCTCGGCCGGGTCGCGGTCGCCGGGACCCAGCCCGACTGGGCGACCCCGGCCACCGAGAAGGCCGCCGTGCCGGCCACGCAGACCATCAGCACCCGGGTGTACCTGGCCGGCCAGAACCAGGGCGAGCTGGCGGCGCTGGCGCAGGAGGTCGCCGACCCGAACAGCGACCAGTACCACAAGTACCTGAGCCCCTCGCAGGTGCAGTCCGAGTTCGGCGCCACCGCGGCGCAGGTCAAGACGGTCACCGACTGGGCCAAGAGCGCCGGCCTGACGATCAAGAACGTCGCCGACAGCTACGTCGACCTGCAGGGCTCGGCCGAGGTGGTCCAGGCCGCCTTCGGCACCACGCTGGCCAACTACACCGCGCCCGACGGCCAGGCGCACTACGCGCCGGCCACGGCCGCCCGGGTCCCGGCCGCCGTCGCCCACGCCATCACCGGCATCTCCGGGCTCTACGACGCGCCGAAGATCAACACCCCCGGCGCCGTGCAGTCCCCGGCCGCCGCCACGCACCCGGCCTCGACCAGCTTCGACACCTCGTGGTGCTCGACGTCGTGGGGCTCCAAGAGCTACGACGGCATCCCGGCGCCGCTCTGCGGCTACGACTCCGCGCAGCTGCGCGGCGCCTACGGCGTGGCCAGCTCCGGCCTGACCGGCAAGGGCGCGACCGTGGCGATCGTGGACGCCTACGCCAGCCCGACCATGGCGCAGGACGAGACGACGTACAACAACCAGTTCCACCAGCAGCAGTTCCGCCCGGGCCAGTACCGCGAGGTCACCGACACCGCGGCGTACAACAACCAGGCCGCCTGCGACCCGTCGAAGTGGTCGGAGGAGGAGAGCCTGGACGTCGAGGCCGTGCACAACATGGCCCCGGACGCCAACGTCGTCTACGTGGGCGCGGCCTCCTGCGAGGACAACGACCTGATGGCGGCCTACGAGTACGTGGTCAACACGCACGCCGCCGACGTCGTGTCGGTCTCCATCGGCGGCCTGATGCACACCAAGGGCTGGAACCAGGACACGGCCACCACCGCCGCCTTCGACCGCATCTTCATGAAGGGCGCGCTGGAGGGCATCGGCTTCAACTTCTCCACCGGCGACTGCGGCGACGACAACCCGGCCAACGCGACCACCGGCTTCAACTGCTCCCCGGACTCGGCCGGCAAGCAGACCGAGTTCCCGGCCAGCTCGCCGTGGGTCACCGCGGTCGGCGGCACGGCGCTGAAGGTCGACGCGAACAACAACTACGGGGGCGAGGAGGCCTGGGGCGACTACGAGACCCCCGCGGGCGACCCCCACAACCTGCAGCCCGGGCAGTTCACCGGCGGTGGCGGCGGCGGTACCTCCACCGACATCCCGCAGCCCTTCTACCAGCGGCCCGTGGTCCCGGCGAGCCTGTCGCAGACCGCCCCGAACGGCGCGCACCTGAACACCCCGATGCGCACCGTCCCGGACGTCGCGATGGACGCCGACCCGCTGACCGGCATGGCGCTGTTCCACACCGTCAACGGCCAGCCGGACTGGACCCCGATGGGCGGCACCTCGCTGGCCGCGCCGCTGTTCGCCGCCGAGACGGCGCTGCAGATGCAGGCGCACGGCGGGACGGCGCCGGGCTTCGAGAACCCGACGATCTACGCGAACGCCGGCAAGTTCCGGGACGTCACCGCGAACGACAACATGGCCACGATCATCCCCGAGGGCTGGAACGGCACCACGCTGACCAAGGCCCAGGAGGAGATCATGGGCCACGACACGTCGCTGCGCGCCGGCGCCGGCTACGACGAGGCCACCGGCGTGGGCTCGCCGACCCTGGCGTACCTGCAGGCCGGCTACGACGCCAACCGCGCGGGCCGCATCGCCGGCAACGACCGCTACGAGACCGGCATCAAGATCTCGCAGCAGCAGTACCCGAACAACGGCTCGGCCAACGCCGTGGTGCTGGCCGTCGGCGCCAACTTCCCGGACGCGCTGTCCGGCGCGCCGCTGGCCAAGAAGGTCGGCGGCCCGCTGCTGCTGACTCCGGGCAACGTCTCCGACGCCGAGGTCGTCAACGAGATCCACCGGGTCCTCAAGCCCGGCGGCAAGGTCTACGTCCTGGGCGGCACCGGCGCCATCAGCCAGACCGTGGTCAACGGCCTGGGCCTGCCGGCCGCCCAGATCACCCGGATCGGCGGCGTCGACCGGTACGACACCTCGCTGAAGATCGCCGCGGCCATGGGCAACCCGGACCACGTGGTCCTGGCCACCGGCGTCGGCTTCGCCGACGCCCTGTCCGCCGGCCCGCTGGCGGGCAACACGTTCGCCGACAACGGTGCCCCGGCGGCGATCCTGCTCACCAACGACAAGGTCATGAACCCGGCGGTGGCGGCCTACGCGCACCACGCCAAGGCCGTGGCCGCGGTCGGCGGCCAGGCCGTCACCGCGGCGGCGAACGCCCACATCCCGAACGTCACGGGCTTCGCCGGCTACGACCGCTACGACACCGCCGCGCGCGTGGCCGCCACGTTCCACGGCGAGCACATCGCGGGTGTGGCCACCGGCCTGAGCTTCGCCGACGCCCTCACCGGCGCCGCGCAGCTCGCCGAGGCCGACGGCCCGCTGGTCCTGACCAACGTCACCAACCTGCCCTCCTTCTCGGCCAACGCCCTGCACGGCATCGGCGCCTCCCTGGGCGGCGCGGGCCTGATCGAGATCTTCGGCGGCCCGGTGGCCATCAACCAGGCCACCGAGTACGCGATCGCGGCGGCGGCCGGGGCCATCGCCGAGGGCTGA
- a CDS encoding BTAD domain-containing putative transcriptional regulator yields the protein MGSTVWFGLLGPVDIRLDGEPVPLPSARTRALLAALLCQANRVVSVDGLVDAVWGADPPDGAVTTLRSHVMRLRRCLGSEAARLETVAPGYRLLLDPAVELDTRIFVARYQAGQQAADAGDWRSAARHAAEALSLWRGEPLADVPSELLHLEEAAAWAEMRVEAIELRARADIELGRASDAAAALRRLAADHPHREPAYALLMAALAAADRRVEALRVYRLLRTVLVRDLGMEPSPELRALHQRILAMDTGLGAAAQEQHEEPGTGSGYVAWPTPHTLPWDTADFTGREEPLRRVTEALGDPKGPNAVVVDGMAGVGKTALALHAAHRLAGRFPGGQLYADMRGTSAEPAQPFEVLAAFLRLLGIAPADLPGSAMERAALYRSLLAVRRVLVVLDDVHDVRQMAPLIPASPGCVLLVTTRDRHVGVAGAVRLSISPLAHDESRMLLEQMVGTHRTAAEPEAAEQVLAACAGLPLAIRAAGGRLAARPGWRIADLAARLANAAGSALLDELRFADHDVRAGLEAGFTALGETSATALCLLALWSGPELGLPAAASLLGGSAAEAEDILERLVDLNLLQSPRHRRYALHALVREFAAEKAGTLLTDDQRDRAAALWRLPHARSAEGFAGRSRPPAPGS from the coding sequence GTGGGCTCTACCGTTTGGTTCGGACTGCTGGGTCCGGTGGACATCCGGCTGGACGGGGAACCGGTCCCGCTGCCGTCGGCCCGGACCAGGGCGCTGCTGGCCGCGCTGCTGTGCCAGGCCAACCGGGTGGTCAGCGTGGACGGGCTGGTGGACGCGGTCTGGGGCGCCGATCCACCCGACGGCGCCGTCACGACCCTGCGCAGCCACGTCATGCGGCTGCGCCGCTGCCTGGGCTCCGAGGCAGCCCGCCTGGAGACCGTCGCGCCCGGCTACCGCCTCCTGCTCGACCCGGCCGTCGAGCTGGACACCCGGATCTTCGTGGCCCGCTACCAGGCCGGCCAGCAGGCCGCCGACGCCGGCGACTGGCGCTCGGCGGCCCGCCACGCCGCCGAGGCGCTGTCGCTGTGGCGCGGCGAACCCCTGGCCGACGTGCCCTCGGAACTGCTGCACCTGGAGGAGGCCGCGGCCTGGGCCGAGATGCGGGTGGAGGCGATCGAGCTGCGGGCCCGCGCGGACATCGAGCTGGGGCGCGCGTCCGACGCCGCGGCGGCGCTGCGCCGCCTGGCCGCCGACCACCCGCACCGCGAGCCCGCCTACGCGCTGCTGATGGCGGCGCTGGCCGCCGCCGACCGCCGGGTCGAGGCGTTGCGGGTGTACCGGCTGCTGCGGACCGTGCTGGTGCGCGACCTGGGGATGGAGCCGAGCCCCGAGTTGCGCGCGCTGCATCAGCGGATCCTGGCGATGGACACCGGCCTCGGCGCGGCCGCGCAGGAGCAGCACGAGGAACCGGGCACCGGATCCGGATACGTGGCCTGGCCCACCCCGCACACGCTGCCGTGGGACACCGCCGACTTCACCGGCCGCGAGGAACCCCTGCGCCGCGTCACCGAGGCGCTCGGCGACCCGAAGGGCCCGAACGCCGTGGTCGTCGACGGCATGGCCGGCGTCGGCAAGACCGCCCTGGCGCTCCACGCGGCCCACCGGCTGGCCGGCCGCTTCCCCGGCGGCCAGCTCTACGCGGACATGCGCGGCACCTCGGCCGAGCCGGCGCAGCCGTTCGAGGTGCTGGCCGCGTTCCTGCGCCTGCTCGGCATAGCCCCGGCCGACCTGCCGGGGTCGGCCATGGAGCGTGCGGCGCTGTACCGGAGCCTGCTGGCCGTGCGGCGGGTGCTGGTGGTGCTCGACGACGTCCACGACGTGCGGCAGATGGCGCCGCTGATCCCGGCCTCGCCGGGCTGCGTGCTGCTGGTGACGACGCGGGACCGGCACGTCGGCGTCGCCGGGGCGGTGCGGCTCTCTATCAGTCCTCTGGCACACGATGAATCGCGGATGCTGCTGGAGCAGATGGTCGGGACCCATCGGACCGCCGCCGAACCCGAGGCGGCCGAGCAGGTTCTGGCCGCTTGCGCCGGACTGCCGCTGGCCATCCGAGCCGCCGGAGGCCGGCTCGCCGCGCGGCCCGGATGGAGGATCGCCGATCTGGCCGCCCGCTTGGCGAACGCTGCCGGTTCGGCGCTCCTCGACGAGCTCAGATTCGCCGACCACGATGTGCGGGCGGGCCTGGAGGCCGGGTTCACCGCACTCGGTGAGACCTCTGCGACCGCGTTGTGTCTGCTCGCTTTGTGGAGCGGACCAGAACTGGGCCTTCCAGCCGCGGCGTCCCTGCTGGGCGGATCGGCGGCCGAAGCCGAGGACATCTTGGAACGCCTGGTCGACCTGAACCTGCTCCAATCGCCCCGGCACCGCCGCTACGCGCTGCACGCCCTCGTCCGCGAGTTCGCCGCCGAGAAGGCCGGCACCCTGCTGACCGACGACCAGCGCGACCGGGCCGCCGCCCTGTGGCGGCTGCCGCACGCCCGATCGGCGGAGGGCTTCGCAGGGCGCTCACGGCCGCCGGCGCCCGGTTCGTAG
- a CDS encoding MarR family winged helix-turn-helix transcriptional regulator, translating to MSGSERPRNSDRPQNSDRPQNTVDRPGFLIKKAQAVLHAHMTRALHEHGVTLTQFAVLTALAEEPGLSNADLARRAFITPQSMNETLRDLEQRAWVTRSRHPTHGRILRIELTDAGRATLQACEETVTVIEQRMLADLDAGQRRQLASALRSCIAALNP from the coding sequence ATGAGCGGCTCAGAACGGCCACGGAACTCAGATCGGCCACAGAACTCAGATCGGCCACAGAACACCGTCGACCGGCCCGGCTTCCTGATCAAGAAGGCCCAGGCCGTGCTGCACGCCCACATGACCCGGGCGCTCCACGAGCACGGCGTCACCCTCACGCAGTTCGCCGTGCTCACCGCCCTGGCCGAGGAACCGGGCCTGTCCAACGCCGACCTGGCCCGGCGCGCGTTCATCACGCCGCAGAGCATGAACGAGACGCTGCGCGACCTGGAGCAGCGAGCGTGGGTCACGCGCAGCCGCCATCCGACGCACGGACGGATCCTGCGGATCGAACTCACCGACGCCGGACGCGCGACCCTTCAGGCCTGCGAGGAAACGGTGACGGTCATCGAACAGCGCATGCTCGCCGATCTCGATGCCGGCCAGCGCCGCCAGCTCGCTTCGGCACTGCGCAGCTGTATCGCCGCCTTGAACCCTTGA
- a CDS encoding VOC family protein → MAAVGPSFIALQVHDLEASARFYEERLGLTRAAVSPPHGVVFDTQPIPFAVREPLVDLDATDKLGWGVALWLKAEDVDKIHAGLVEHGVPIVTEPFAGPFGRTFAFADPDGYVVTLHS, encoded by the coding sequence ATGGCTGCCGTCGGACCGTCGTTCATCGCCCTGCAGGTACACGACCTGGAGGCGTCCGCACGCTTCTACGAGGAGCGGCTGGGCCTCACCCGCGCAGCCGTCTCCCCGCCCCACGGAGTGGTGTTCGACACCCAGCCGATCCCGTTCGCGGTGCGCGAACCCCTCGTCGACCTGGACGCCACCGACAAGCTCGGCTGGGGCGTGGCCCTGTGGCTCAAGGCCGAGGACGTCGACAAGATCCACGCCGGCCTGGTCGAGCACGGCGTGCCGATCGTGACCGAACCGTTCGCCGGCCCCTTCGGCCGAACCTTCGCGTTCGCCGACCCCGACGGCTACGTCGTCACGCTGCACAGCTGA
- the rhaS gene encoding rhamnose ABC transporter substrate-binding protein, translating to MSTGTRIAALAAGSLLALSLSACGGATKSSTDKAASTAPAAGQSGATDPNAATKKGLTVGFLPKQVNNAYFTISDAGGDTALSALGESYKEVGTTSATDTAGQVSYVNTLMQQHVSAIAVSAQDPGALCTALKQAMSAGIKVVTYDSDTDPGCRQVFVSQASSEDLGRSEVDLLGKELNYTGQIAILSAAQTATNQNAWIGYMQDELKKPQFANMKLVKIAYGNDDAQMSFQQTQGLLQQYPDLKGIISPTTVGIKAAAQYLDGSQYKGKVLLTGLGTPNDMRSYVQDGTVKAFELWDPGKLGQLAAYTAVALASGQISGAQGQSFTAGSLGSFTVGAQGVVTLGAPTVFDSTNISQFNF from the coding sequence ATGAGCACAGGCACAAGAATCGCGGCCCTGGCCGCCGGCAGTCTTCTGGCGCTGAGTCTGAGCGCGTGCGGCGGGGCCACCAAGAGCTCCACCGACAAGGCGGCGTCCACCGCTCCGGCCGCCGGGCAGTCCGGCGCGACGGATCCGAACGCCGCGACGAAGAAGGGCCTGACCGTCGGCTTCCTGCCCAAGCAGGTCAACAACGCCTACTTCACCATCTCCGACGCCGGCGGCGACACCGCGCTGAGCGCGCTCGGCGAGAGCTACAAGGAGGTCGGCACCACCAGCGCCACCGACACCGCCGGACAGGTGTCGTACGTCAATACCCTGATGCAGCAGCACGTGTCGGCGATCGCGGTGTCGGCGCAGGATCCCGGCGCGCTGTGCACGGCGCTGAAGCAGGCGATGAGCGCGGGCATCAAGGTCGTCACCTACGACTCGGACACCGATCCGGGCTGCCGGCAGGTGTTCGTGTCCCAGGCCAGTTCCGAGGACCTGGGCCGCAGCGAGGTGGACCTGCTGGGCAAGGAGCTGAACTACACCGGGCAGATCGCGATCCTGTCGGCGGCGCAGACCGCGACGAACCAGAACGCGTGGATCGGCTACATGCAGGACGAGCTGAAGAAGCCGCAGTTCGCGAACATGAAGCTGGTGAAGATCGCCTACGGCAACGACGACGCGCAGATGTCGTTCCAGCAGACGCAGGGACTGCTGCAGCAGTACCCGGATCTGAAGGGGATCATCTCCCCGACCACGGTCGGGATCAAGGCTGCCGCGCAGTATCTGGACGGCTCGCAGTACAAGGGCAAGGTACTGCTGACCGGCCTGGGCACGCCGAACGACATGCGCTCCTACGTCCAGGACGGCACGGTCAAGGCCTTCGAGCTGTGGGACCCGGGCAAACTCGGCCAGCTCGCCGCGTACACCGCCGTGGCCCTGGCCTCCGGACAGATCTCCGGCGCGCAGGGACAGAGCTTCACCGCCGGATCGCTGGGCAGCTTCACGGTCGGGGCGCAGGGGGTGGTCACGCTCGGCGCGCCGACTGTGTTCGACTCCACGAACATCAGCCAGTTCAACTTCTAG
- a CDS encoding ABC transporter permease has translation MADTTDTTAVLGGHRVHRPTLIGGLRWDTVVGALLVILLAISFSTVGGFGNALNISFLIGNTLPVAAIALPMTMLVAAGEIDLSVGSTVGLSGAVMGALWNHGMNINAIIVVCAVLGVVCGLVNALLVTKLGLPSLAVTIGTMALYRGVAQIVLGSNSVTDFPQNYLDFGSGRLAGSFLPTAVLPWLVLAVAAAVVLHATGFGRSVFAVGASAEAAWFAGVRVRRVKLSLFVATGLVSSLTGVFWVLHYASATYSNATGLELSVVAAVLLGGVDFDGGRGTLGGAIAGVFLLGTLQNVMSLADVSAQSQTIVTGVLLTVSVLGPRVARQMSPSIR, from the coding sequence ATGGCTGATACCACCGACACGACCGCCGTTCTGGGGGGTCACCGGGTTCACCGGCCGACGCTGATCGGCGGACTGCGCTGGGACACGGTCGTCGGCGCACTGCTGGTGATCCTGCTCGCGATCTCGTTCAGCACCGTCGGCGGCTTCGGCAACGCGCTGAACATCAGCTTCCTGATCGGCAACACGCTGCCGGTCGCGGCGATCGCGCTGCCGATGACGATGCTGGTGGCCGCCGGGGAGATCGACCTGTCGGTGGGCTCCACGGTGGGCCTGTCCGGGGCGGTGATGGGCGCGCTGTGGAACCACGGCATGAACATCAACGCGATCATCGTGGTCTGCGCGGTGCTCGGCGTGGTCTGCGGCCTGGTCAACGCCCTGCTGGTGACCAAACTGGGGCTGCCCTCGCTGGCGGTCACGATCGGCACGATGGCGCTGTACCGGGGTGTGGCGCAGATCGTGCTCGGGTCGAACTCGGTCACCGATTTCCCGCAGAACTACCTGGATTTCGGCTCGGGCCGCCTGGCCGGCTCGTTCCTGCCGACCGCCGTGCTGCCGTGGCTGGTGCTGGCCGTCGCGGCGGCCGTGGTGCTGCACGCCACCGGCTTCGGCCGCTCGGTGTTCGCCGTCGGCGCCTCGGCCGAGGCCGCCTGGTTCGCCGGGGTGCGGGTCAGGCGGGTGAAGCTGTCGCTGTTCGTGGCCACCGGCCTGGTGTCCTCGCTCACCGGCGTGTTCTGGGTGCTGCACTACGCCAGCGCCACGTACAGCAACGCCACCGGTCTGGAGCTGTCGGTCGTGGCCGCGGTCCTGCTCGGCGGCGTGGACTTCGACGGCGGCCGCGGCACCCTGGGCGGTGCGATCGCCGGGGTCTTCCTGCTCGGCACGCTGCAGAACGTGATGAGTCTGGCCGACGTCTCGGCGCAGTCCCAGACGATCGTCACGGGCGTGCTGCTGACCGTCTCCGTCCTCGGGCCGCGCGTGGCCCGGCAGATGTCGCCATCGATCCGATGA
- a CDS encoding ABC transporter permease: MLAAGAQRALLDRVLRMRELAILVVLAVMLVATQVDNTSFLSEQGIKDLLLNATILVLVAVGEAVVVITGNVDLSVGSVLGVTAFAAGDLLRHGGNPVLAVGLAVVLGAGFGAFNGALVGLGQVPSLVVTLGTLYIIRALDSIWVGSREITASRLPSGFKSFGHDGIWAVPYLAVLAAVVLIAVGYFLANYRGGRECYALGSHAQAAALAGVPVRRRVWGAFVLCGALAGLAGALYLARFGYADAGTGSGYELTVVSAVVVGGVGFTGGRGSVYGAALGALLLTSINSVLPAIGVSSVWVEAIDGILLLLAISVDRIVALRIAGLLRSRARQARTIADG; encoded by the coding sequence GTGCTGGCCGCCGGCGCGCAGCGGGCGCTGCTCGACAGGGTGCTGCGAATGCGCGAGCTGGCGATCCTGGTGGTGCTGGCCGTGATGCTGGTGGCGACACAGGTCGACAACACCTCGTTCCTGTCCGAGCAGGGCATCAAGGATCTGCTGCTGAACGCGACGATCCTGGTGCTGGTGGCGGTCGGCGAGGCGGTCGTGGTGATCACCGGCAACGTGGATCTGTCGGTGGGCTCGGTGCTGGGCGTCACCGCGTTCGCGGCCGGCGATCTGCTGCGGCACGGCGGGAATCCGGTCCTGGCGGTCGGGCTGGCGGTCGTCCTGGGAGCGGGCTTCGGCGCGTTCAACGGGGCGCTCGTGGGCCTGGGCCAGGTGCCCTCGCTGGTGGTCACGCTGGGAACGCTCTACATCATCCGCGCTCTGGACTCGATCTGGGTCGGCTCGCGGGAGATCACGGCCAGCCGGTTGCCGAGCGGGTTCAAGAGCTTCGGGCACGACGGGATCTGGGCGGTGCCGTATCTGGCGGTGCTGGCGGCGGTCGTGCTGATCGCGGTCGGGTACTTCCTGGCGAACTACCGCGGCGGCCGGGAGTGCTACGCGCTGGGTTCGCACGCGCAGGCCGCGGCGCTGGCCGGGGTTCCGGTGCGGCGGCGGGTCTGGGGCGCGTTCGTCCTGTGCGGGGCGCTCGCGGGACTGGCCGGGGCGCTGTACCTGGCGCGCTTCGGGTACGCCGACGCCGGGACCGGCAGCGGGTACGAGCTCACGGTGGTCTCGGCCGTGGTGGTCGGCGGTGTCGGCTTCACCGGGGGTCGGGGGAGCGTGTACGGCGCGGCGCTGGGCGCGCTGCTGCTCACCTCCATCAACAGCGTCCTGCCCGCGATCGGCGTGAGCTCGGTGTGGGTCGAGGCGATCGACGGGATCCTGCTGCTCCTGGCCATCTCGGTGGACCGGATCGTGGCGCTGCGGATCGCCGGGCTGCTGCGCAGCCGGGCCCGACAGGCGAGGACCATCGCTGATGGCTGA